The sequence below is a genomic window from Nicotiana tomentosiformis chromosome 6, ASM39032v3, whole genome shotgun sequence.
gtcttggtATTGGTCAATCTCTGGATCTCGAGCTTGATAATACCACTTCACATCATAGtttgatattgactcgagctcggtattgatcggtctgggtcttgagctcgataacccggCTTCACATCATATTTTGATATTAAAACGACGACcctcggtccattatgttctaaTCTTGACTGATTATACGAAGGATAAATTattttacccgaaaaacggatagagttgaatttatacgtagttctaaggatacgtggtataacttggtacaaaataaaaaaaataaatagaaatatatcGAATTTTGACTGTAAAAagggaatgaaatacaaacccaattgagtagagaatgatttaaAAATGAACAAGATGAACCAGTGTAAAAAGCCCCCAAAAAGGTTAATATTTACTATATgtgtgtaaatctcaataatctctGAAATGTGAAAGTATATTGATGTCAGAATGTTCAATGTGTGATCCCCTTATAGAAATGATAGCCACTCTTAATATAGcagaggaatcctactttggatattattaaaaatacatagtggggatcccatgatagattagttaaataacttttccttaattccggccgagattctctccctggTGCGGCTTCAACGACTttttgtctcttagctcgatcttggtcggtcttggtattggtcggtctctggatctcgagctTGATAATACCACTTCACATCATAGTTcggtattgactcgagctcgatattgactcgagctcggtattgatcggtctgggtcttgagctcgataacccggCTTCACATCATATCTTGATATTATAATGACGACcctcggtccattatgttctaaTCTTGATTGATtatacgaagggcaaactcggttttgaccgtatacatagTTAATTCCGTACAAATTTGAACGGATTGGACTGAGTATACATTCATTGGCATGTCATTGTGAGCATTACCCATAAAAGAAACTTACCAAAACCATAGAAAAATAACCTTTTTCGATTTGGTTTGTTTGAAATTTTCATGATAAATAGAAGAGAAAGTTGTTCTTAGCTTGGTtgttaattaaattataaatgaataaacaaacaaataaaaaaaatattttcagttGAGACGAATTAGGCTATGATTCATGTTCGTGTTAAAGTGTGTGACCATCTCATTTAAATACTTAAGCTCTTAGAGAGAGCACGCTTTATTTACTTAATTGTTTCTTTAACGCGCTCCTTCACGTGCATGCTTCATTCATTTTTTTATTGGCCAAGCACGTGaaaattcatttttttaaatGGTGACGGTGAGACTCGAACTCAGAACCTCTGCCTGCTCTGATATCATGTTAAAATATGTGATCATCTCATCTGAAAAAATTTAAACTCTTAGATAGAGCacactttatttattttattgtatCTTCAACAGTTTGTCCTCGTAAGGTCAGAATTCAATACATTATCAGGAGCTCAAATTGTAGAGTCTCTTGTTTAGTTTTAAGATTATTTATCTCCCATTTGATAATTAAGAAAACTAAGCATATGCTTATCAGAAACAAGCGTATCATTGACCATTTGGTTAAACTAATTAAAGAAATTGTTTATGTTATCTTTACTTAAATAAACTGACCCCAAAAAGTCATTAGAGGCTACCTTGTCACTTTCAACGACTCGTGACTGAGAATAACTAAAAGGTGGAAAGTGTTATATGTCGTTGAATTTAAATATCATGAGAAATCTATAGTACAGTATAAGAATAAAAGTATCCGAAAAAACATTATTTCCCTTCCTTTTATCCTTTAATAATTGGACCGGGCTGCTTGACCAATTTATGGGCGAAGCGCAAATCAATTTTATGAGTTCAATATTTTATGATAGTAGCATCACATATTAATAACTAAATTCTGAATTATTACTTTACatatatttattgaaattttttaatacaaatacaaagtttAGTAAAAGATTTCTGAGTTTGACGAACCCGTACTTCACTTTTTAACTCCGCCCCCAAAATTGATACTCCACCATAAATACTCGACTCACCTCTCATTTGGCTATAAAACAAGTAGTTCCATGCATATGCTATACTCAGCATATATATATACTACCATCTAAAAGAGGAGAAACACTAGAATAGTCTGAATCtcctttgtttttctttctttcttgattTTCTCCATCAGTCATTGATTTATCATAAACAAATATACTAGCATTTCTTAAGAACTTTCTCACAATTTACGTACGTTGTATGATTGGTATGAGAATATCAACAGTAATGTGCAACCAAACATGGCCATCCTTACGTATTAGCAATGTTGGCCTCGATAATATGCCATTTCACCGTCAACCACCGAAAATGGACAAGCTTGTGGTGGTGATGGGAGCCACCGGTGCCGGAAAATCAAGACTCTCCGTCGACTTAGCCACTCATTTCGGGGGAGAAATTGTCAACTCCGACAAAATACAAGTGTACAAAGGGCTTGATGTAGCAACGAACAAAATTACCGAAGAAGAACGTTGTGGAATACCTCATCATCTATTAGGTGCTATTGATCCTCACAAGGAGTTCGAAGCCAAGAACTTCTGTGACATGGCTTCACTTGCTATTAACTCCATTACTTGCCGTGGGAAGCTTCCGATCATCGTCGGAGGATCGAATTCGTTCATTGAGGCACTCTTCTACGATAAAACCTACGAAGTATATACGAGGTACTATTGTAATGTGTGATTATCTCATTAAGTATTAGAGATAGTGAGAACTAATAGTTTTTTTTTACCCTTCCAAAAATAATAGCCGGCAAAacgtataattttttttatatatgagtattatatacatatacatataatacacaTATTTTATATGCTTTTTGGTTAGTGACTGAAATTAATTTTGTCCGACCAGTCAATGTGAATGTACATTTTCAGAGAGCATTTTTACAAAGAGCCGTTTTTGAGACCAGACTTTAAATTATGTCCCCCATTAGTCTAGTGGGTTAAATTTGTTTGAAAATAATTCATCCAGCTATTTCAAGGCAAATCCCACTGGACTAACGGAAATTTAAAGACTGAAGGCTATATGGTGCAAATAAtcccttttattattttttattttgctcAGAAAGAACACTTGTGTTTTTAACAGGTACAACTTTTGTTTTCTCTGGGTGGACGTGTCCATGCACGTACTAAATTCTTTTTTGACCAAACGAGTGGACAAAATGGTCGAGAAAGGACTTGTCAACGAGGTAAGAAACATGTTCAATCCTAAAAATGCAGATTACTCCAAAGGCATTCGAAAAGCAATTGGTGTCCCAGAATTCGATCGTTATTTTCGGGCTGAATTATCAAATTCCGTTGACGAGGAAACCAGAATTAAGCTACTTGAGGAAGTCATTAATGAAGTAAAAATCAACAACTGTAAATTAGCAAGCCAACAGTTAGAGAAAATAAAGAGGTTGATAAATGTTAAGGGATGGAATGTACATCGACTGGATGCTACAGAAGTGTATAAAAAACGTGGAAATGAGGAGGAAGAAATGGTGGAGGAATTGTGGAAGAATTTGGTTGTGGGACAAAGCAAAAGGATTATGGATAGATTTTTATGCGAAAACTATAGGAGTTCAATGGATTGTAGTAATGATGGGACAGCCATTAACATAGCTATATCGGCTATGGCAGCGGCATCTTACTACTAAAGAGGCGAATACATGAATAAGCCAAATGGATTCAATATCGGTTAtacatatacataaaaaataatatgactttttatatataatataatttttcggcgaataAAATTCGAATGAAACCCTTATGCGTCTAGCTAGCTAACTCCTCCCTTGGCCATAGATAAAAAGAGATAAGCAAGTTGTGCATTAATTTTGTACCCCACTCGGCAGTTTTGGGAGATAATCATGATATTTCGTTGATTAATAAAGTGTGTAAGATTGGATATCAAAAGTTAattttgttttgattattttatagaaatgtatctttttttaaaaatgaaataaaacgGAAAGGTGACAAAATGAACTAGAGGGAGTATATAATGGTTTTAGCCTTTGGAATAATCAGAGTGCTAGTTGTCTCTAGTAAATGAGGTTGAATATAATTTAG
It includes:
- the LOC104098434 gene encoding adenylate isopentenyltransferase 3, chloroplastic-like, giving the protein MIGMRISTVMCNQTWPSLRISNVGLDNMPFHRQPPKMDKLVVVMGATGAGKSRLSVDLATHFGGEIVNSDKIQVYKGLDVATNKITEEERCGIPHHLLGAIDPHKEFEAKNFCDMASLAINSITCRGKLPIIVGGSNSFIEALFYDKTYEVYTRYNFCFLWVDVSMHVLNSFLTKRVDKMVEKGLVNEVRNMFNPKNADYSKGIRKAIGVPEFDRYFRAELSNSVDEETRIKLLEEVINEVKINNCKLASQQLEKIKRLINVKGWNVHRLDATEVYKKRGNEEEEMVEELWKNLVVGQSKRIMDRFLCENYRSSMDCSNDGTAINIAISAMAAASYY